The proteins below come from a single Rosa rugosa chromosome 2, drRosRugo1.1, whole genome shotgun sequence genomic window:
- the LOC133732516 gene encoding mediator of RNA polymerase II transcription subunit 13 isoform X1 produces MWTNVFKLPGFKQLSWYQYLPHESELIKLPDKSSVKDAATQMVLSSHLQLQKEGLLSTWTNSFVGPWDPSQGMHNPDEKIKLWLFLPGRYSTVPDSAQVAVSKLRVVASGVWISPGDSEEVATALSQALRNRIERVLSGFAYMRFGDVFSKFHPSQSEEHLRRGQPTIEFIFAATEEGIFVHALVSAKHVRALSSGDLERVLKHSSKNSGYRLPVIASPHGICGRLTGCCPSDLVKQVYFSSSSKSKTSNGFIGLPNHVSQGSGCQLRGQSCYVEVTLGCPRPGSDRALQSNSHSFRNVVKHQLAESPALGRGDQKGSLDNSTVYEKTFVYPAEAVLVPALQFARSSLKRFWLQNWIGPSMPGSSFFMLCSSDSIDPMEEWNETNGIRTQRGYNSSSNSNCSSISSISSSSSETDYKMATGAGELEADADSLSCRQSGLSFHDRAENDMLKLGSKRPRPGMTESFAQVGTSTSASLQDTYKSDYGSVEVNNSAITGFANEQIGSHWDWDGDDSDNGTDIHALLDEFGGFGDFFENDALPFGEPPGTAESQTLMFSAPDSGDVVDNAVGAMDVSDQLLLSEGFASFESLIPPPPAPMEETLGKNQGVGNGALASGPVNCSSASNVSEFDHIIKAEALMTFAPEYGAVETPTSEVSSSIFRSPYLPKSRKVESSSSSANNYTYGATPPSPCFDVCDEKTGMPMNSKACPGKKDANNILWSKNYYIHVGSGKEQQDGRLFTSSKDTVLTRDGVAPSSFSTLNSTNAVKASQRKMIEGTFDSENFFLSMSTIPATEIECLIFQASMCKIRHTLLSSSSLSSIGRLPGEPSMMPDNVSGKHELKRKDSIPIRIAGDNDGGIIDGHLNAPVGVWRSVGAPRVSKPSSSSSMEISTSLPHTSFGDEGMLSYGQRQPLQELLDGITLIVQQATAFVDLALDSDCGDGPYGWLALQEQWRKGFSCGPSMVHAGCGGTLASCHSLDIAGVELTDPLSADVHASSVISLLQSDIKTALKSAFGMLDGPLSVTDWCKGRNQSGETTVDGFSAESTISDCRDSSSTVALSMGEPLSPSPSVGSTGLKDVAKVDETSQRRSNQENSSSESDLQISSRLRPTLLVAPLPAILVGYQDDWLKTSASSLHLWEKAPLEPYALQKPITYCVICPDIDPLTSAAADFFQQLGSVYETCKLGTHLPQSFGNQMEVDSGKLASAGFMLLDCPQAMKIESSNASLVGSISDYFLSLSNGWDLTSYLKSLSKALKALKLGQCLSPNAKEGSSSPSMVIYVVCPFPEPIAVLQTVIESSVAIGSVVFQSDRERRSTLHSQVSKALSYSAAVDEASISNVLVLSGFSVPKLVLQIVTVDAIFKVTSPSLNELVILKETAFTVYNKARRISRGSSNDTVQSSSLSSRSHSVLTQMSSPSPGMWKDCVGPRITGHSLPREGEIDASLRTGAWDGSWPRTAAVSCDPSRMGDIFLQDETRYMFEPFFILAEPGSVDRGISPLASGNYPSESSKPFSDESGGVFMPTASGDTGSGSQADVSELDKTPSLHCCYGWTEDWRWLICIWTDSRGELLDSHIFPFGGISSRQDTKGLECLFVQVLQQGCQILQVCSSDTGLTKPRDFVIARIGSFYELEYQEWQKAINSVGGSEVKKWNLQLRRSVSDGMSASSNGPSLQQQEMSLIQERNLPSSPGPLYGSPHSKMSGYMKGGLGQPSARKQLMGAHTLIDSSRSLLQWVQSISFVTIAIDHSLQLVFQADIPSPGAQGGFGVGSSGYLEGFTPVKSLGSTPASYILIPSPSMRFLPPTPLQLPTCLTAESPPLAHLLHSKGSAIPLSTCFVVSKAVPTMRKDYRSNLKEEWPSTLLVSLIDHYGGNNFSQEKIMRGNAKQLGRSPSSEAREFEIEAHAILESVAAELHALSWMTLSPAYLERRTALPFHCDMVLRLRRLLHFADKELSKHPEKAQTVA; encoded by the exons ATGTGGACCAATGTTTTCAAACTT CCTGGTTTTAAACAACTATCATGGTATCAATATCTCCCTCACGAGTCGGAGTTGATCAAACTACCAGACAAAAG CAGTGTGAAAGATGCTGCCACGCAGATGGTACTTTCATCACATTTACAGTTGCAGAAGGAAGGATTACTCAGCACATGGACCAATTCCTTTGTTGGGCCTTGGGATCCATCACAGGGCATGCACAACCCGG ATGAGAAAATTAAACTATGGCTTTTCCTGCCTGGGCGTTATTCAACTGTTCCCGACTCTGCTCAAGTTGCagtgtctaaattaagag TTGTTGCATCTGGAGTTTGGATATCTCCTGGGGACTCAGAAGAGGTTGCAACTGCCCTTTCTCAGGCTCTGAGGAATCGTATAGAGAG AGTGCTATCTGGATTCGCCTATATGAGATTTGGAGATGTTTTTTCAAAGTTCCATCCATCACAAAGTGAAGAGCATCTCAG GAGAGGGCAGCCTACAATTGAATTTATTTTTGCTGCCACTGAAGAGGGAATATTTGTGCATGCCTTAGTGTCAGCAAA GCATGTCCGAGCACTTTCCAGTGGTGATTTGGAGAGAGTACTGAAGCATTCTTCCAAAAATTCTGGTTATAGGCTTCCAG TAATTGCATCTCCTCATGGAATATGTGGTAGGCTTACTGGATGTTGCCCAAGTGATCTTGTGAAACAAGTGTATTTCAG CAGTTCTAGCAAGTctaagacttcaaatggtttcATTGGTCTGCCAAATCACGTCTCTCAAGGTTCTGGTTGCCAACTTAGGGGTCAAAGTTGCTATGTTGAAGTTACTCTTGGCTGTCCTAGACCTGGAAGTGACAGGGCCTTGCAATCAAACTCACATTCCTTCAGGAATGTAGTGAAGCATCAACTTGCTGAATCTCCTGCTTTAGGAAGAGGTGATCAGAAGGGATCTTTGGATAATTCAACAGTTTATGAGAAAACATTTGTATATCCAGCTGAGGCAGTGCTTGTCCCAGCTTTGCAATTTGCGAGATCATCTCTGAAAAG ATTTTGGCTGCAGAATTGGATAGGGCCCTCCATGCCAGGCTCATCTTTCTTTATGCTTTG CAGTTCTGATAGTATAGATCCTATGGAGGAATGGAATGAAACCAATGGTATTCGCACACAACGTGGCTATAATAGTAGTAGTAACAGTAATTGTAGCAGCATTAGTAGCATAAGTAGCAGCTCGAGTGAAACTGATTACAAGATGGCAACAGGAGCCGGTGAACTAGAGGCTGACGCTGATTCTTTAAGCTGTAGACAGTCTGGTTTATCTTTTCACGATCGTGCAGAAAATGATATGTTGAAATTG GGTTCTAAGCGCCCTCGACCTGGGATGACTGAGTCGTTTGCTCAAGTGGGTACATCTACAAGTGCTTCTTTGCAGGATACGTACAAGTCTGATTATGGTTCTGTGGAAGTCAACAACTCGGCGATCACTGGATTTGCAAACGAACAGATTGGATCTCATTGGGATTGGGATGGTGATGATAGTGACAATGGCACCGATATACATGCTTTGCTGGATGAGTTTGGAGGTTTTGGAGATTTCTTTGAAAATGATGCCTTGCCTTTTGGGGAG CCCCCAGGAACTGCAGAATCTCAGACACTTATGTTTTCCGCTCCAGATTCTGGCGATGTAGTCGACAATGCAGTTGGGGCTATGGATGTTTCTGATCAGTTGCTTCTGTCAGAGGGTTTTGCATCGTTCGAAAGCCTTATCCCACCCCCTCCGGCACCCATGGAAGAGACACTCGGCAAAAATCAAGGAGTCGGAAATGGTGCTTTGGCATCAGGTCCTGTGAACTGCTCTTCAGCATCTAATGTCAGTGAATTTGATCACATAATAAAAGCCGAGGCACTGATGACATTTGCTCCTGAATATGGAGCTGTTGAAACCCCTACAAGTGAAGTCTCATCTTCCATTTTCCGAAGCCCATACTTGCCAAAATCTAGAAAAGTGGAGAGTTCAAGTTCAAGTGCAAATAATTACACGTATGGTGCAACACCACCTTCTCCTTGCTTTGATGTATGTGATGAGAAGACTGGTATGCCAATGAATTCAAAAGCATGTCCTGGAAAGAAAGATGCAAACAACATTCTCTGGTCAAAGAACTATTACATCCATGTGGGCAGTGGTAAAGAGCAACAAGACGGAAGATTGTTTACAAGTAGTAAAGACACTGTACTCACACGTGATGGGGTCGCACCATCTTCATTCTCAACACTTAATTCTACAAATGCTGTCAAAGCATCTCAGAGGAAAATGATTGAAGGGACATTTGACTCAGAAAATTTCTTTTTGTCAATGAGTACCATTCCTGCAACTGAAATTGAATGCCTCATATTCCAGGCGTCAATGTGTAAGATACGGCACACCTTATTGTCTTCAAGTAGTCTTTCATCTATTGGCAGGCTGCCTGGTGAACCAAGTATGATGCCAGATAATGTATCGGGAAAACATGAGCTGAAGAGGAAAGATTCCATACCAATTAGAATTGCTGGTGATAATGATGGAGGAATAATAGATGGACATCTCAATGCGCCTGTTGGTGTTTGGCGCTCTGTAGGAGCTCCTCGGGTCTCGAAACCCTCAAGTTCATCTAGTATGGAAATTAGCACATCCTTGCCTCATACCTCATTCGGTGATGAGGGTATGCTTTCTTATGGGCAACGACAACCACTTCAGGAACTTCTTGATGGCATTACATTAATTGTACAACAAGCTACTGCTTTTGTTGATTTGGCTCTGGACTCAGATTGTGGTGATGGTCCTTATGGTTGGCTTGCTTTACAAGAGCAGTGGAGAAAGGGATTTTCTTGTGGGCCTTCTATGGTCCATGCAGGTTGTGGGGGTACACTGGCTTCTTGTCACTCCCTGGACATTGCTGGTGTGGAGTTAACTGATCCGCTCTCTGCTGAT GTTCATGCTTCATCTGTGATTAGTTTGCTGCAGTCTGACATAAAGACGGCCTTAAAGTCTGCATTTGGTATGTTGGATGGGCCATTGTCTGTCACTGATTGGTGCAAAGGCCGCAACCAATCAGGAGAAACCACAGTGGATGGATTTTCTGCTGAGTCCACTATAAGTGATTGTAGAGATTCGTCAAGTACTGTAGCACTATCTATGGGAGAACCATTGAGCCCATCACCTTCTGTTGGATCAACTGGCCTTAAAG ATGTAGCGAAAGTGGATGAGACATCCCAAAGAAGATCAAACCAAGAAAACAGTAGTTCTGAATCTGACCTGCAGATAAGCTCGCGGCTAAGACCGACACTTTTGGTTGCTCCATTGCCTGCTATACTTGTTGG GTATCAAGATGATTGGCTTAAGACATCAGCAAGCTCTCTGCACCTCTGGGAAAAGGCTCCCCTTGAGCCATATGCTCTGCAAAAACCT ATTACTTATTGTGTTATATGTCCAGACATCGATCCCCTTACCTCTGCCGCTGCTGATTTTTTTCAGCAACTAGGAAGTG TTTATGAAACATGTAAATTGGGAACTCATTTACCTCAGAGTTTTGGGAATCAAATGGAGGTTGACTCTGGAAAATTGGCATCTGCTGGATTCATGCTACTTGATTGCCCTCAAGCAATGAAGATTGAAAGCAGCAATGCATCTCTAGTGGGCTCAATAAGTgattattttctttctctttcaaaTGGTTGGGACTTGACGAGCTACCTGAAGTCTCTTTCAAAGGCTCTCAAAGCTTTGAAACTTGGTCAATGCTTGTCTCCAAATGCAAAAGAAGGAAGCAGCAGTCCTTCCATG GTAATATATGTGGTGTGCCCCTTCCCCGAACCTATTGCAGTTTTGCAGACAGTTATTGAATCTTCTGTTGCTATTGGATCCGTTGTCTTCCAATCAGACAGAGAAAGGAGATCTACATTGCACAGTCAGGTTTCAAAGGCATTAAGCTACTCAGCAGCAGTGGACGAAGCATCAATATCAAATGTTTTAGTACTCTCTGGGTTTAGCGTTCCTAAATTGGTACTGCAGATTGTGACAGTTGATGCCATTTTCAAAGTTACTAGTCCATCACTGAATGAGCTTGTGATTCTTAAGGAGACTGCTTTTACTGTTTACAACAAGGCTCGTCGAATATCACGAGGATCTTCTAATGATACAGTCCAGTCATCATCATTGTCTAGTAGATCCCATTCAGTCCTCACACAAATGTCTTCTCCCTCTCCGGGGATGTGGAAGGATTGTGTTGGCCCTCGTATTACCGGGCATTCCCTTCCAAGAGAGGGTGAAATTGACGCTAGTTTGAGGACTGGTGCCTGGGATGGTTCATGGCCAAGAACTGCAGCTGTAAGCTGTGATCCCAGCCGAATGGGAGATATTTTCCTTCAAGATGAAACTCGCTACATGTTTGAACCGTTTTTTATTCTTGCGGAACCTGGTTCTGTAGATCGTGGGATTTCACCTTTGGCTTCTGGTAATTATCCATCAGAATCTTCTAAGCCATTTTCCGATGAGAGTGGTGGAGTTTTTATGCCAACTGCAAGTGGGGATACTGGATCAGGCTCTCAAGCTGATGTATCTGAGTTAGATAAGACTCCAAGCCTGCATTGTTGCTATGGATGGACAGAGGATTGGCGCTGGCTAATATGCATCTGGACAGATTCTAGGGGAGAATTACTTGATAGCCACATATTCCCCTTTGGTGGAATTAGTAGTAGACAAGACACAAAGGGACTGGAGTGCCTTTTTGTCCAAGTTCTGCAGCAAGGCTGTCAGATACTGCAGGTATGCTCTTCTGATACTGGACTGACAAAACCCAGGGACTTCGTGATTGCACGCATTGGAAGTTTCTACGAACTTGAATACCAAG AGTGGCAGAAAGCAATTAATTCAGTTGGGGGTTCAGAAGTGAAAAAATGGAACTTGCAATTGCGGCGATCTGTATCTGATGGGATGTCTGCTAGTAGTAATGGGCCTTCCTTGCAGCAGCAGGAAATGAGTTTGATTCAAGAAAGAAATCTACCTTCGTCACCTGGCCCTCTATATGGAAGCCCTCACTCAAAGATGTCTGGATATATGAAAGGTGGTTTGGGACAACCTTCTGCGAGAAAGCAGCTTATGGGTGCACATACGTTGATTGACAGCTCAAGAAGTTTGCTTCAGTGGGTGCAAAGCATCAGCTTTGTCACAATTGCAATTGACCATTCTTTACAGCTCGTCTTTCAGGCAGATATACCTTCTCCTG GAGCTCAAGGTGGTTTTGGTGTGGGCTCGTCCGGATATCTGGAAGGCTTCACCCCTGTGAAGTCTCTTGGCTCCACACCTGCATCTTACATTCTGATCCCGTCACCTAGCATGCGTTTCCTTCCTCCAACACCTCTTCAGCTGCCCACATGTCTCACTGCTGAATCACCTCCACTAGCACATCTCCTTCACAGCAAAGGCTCTGCTATTCCCCTTTCTACTTGTTTTGTGGTTTCAAAAGCTGTACCTACTATGAGGAAAGATTATAGGAGCAACTTGAAAGAGGAATGGCCTTCAACTCTTTTGGTCAGTCTTATTGATCACTATGGAGGTAATAACTTTAGCCAAGAAAAGATCATGAGAGGTAATGCTAAACAACTGGGAAGGAGTCCAAGCTCGGAAGCTAGAGAATTTGAAATTGAGGCTCATGCCATCCTTGAATCTGTTGCAGCAGAGCTTCATGCACTCTCTTGGATGACCCTGAGTCCAGCATACCTGGAGAGGCGGACTGCCCTGCCTTTCCACTGTGATATGGTTTTGAGACTGAGGAGGCTTCTTCATTTTGCTGATAAGGAGCTCTCTAAGCATCCTGAGAAGGCACAGACTGTGGCTTAA